In Deinococcus psychrotolerans, a genomic segment contains:
- a CDS encoding MerR family transcriptional regulator, producing MPNPQTRTDLTIGAFSQLSRLSIKALRLYDSLGLLPPAWTDTESGYRYYAAGQLDRAKQISLLRQLDLPLSAIAEVLDAPNAERRERFEHLWQGVETAHTQRRELAEYLLSQVFKDQTSTDQRSPNMTQTATHTDQSADSHFTLQQRFVPQRRVVSITRRVFVNDLKAFFEDSGRVLAFIEQQDAQMAGPMFAVYHGEVNNDSDGPVEICFPYSGELAAEGEFALRDENAHHEAYVTLTKAQFEFPQILKAYDAALSYAQQLGECSQFAPREVYNQNWNTAGPTDLVADVAWPFVPKAQG from the coding sequence ATGCCGAACCCGCAAACCCGCACAGACTTGACGATTGGAGCGTTCTCGCAGCTCAGCCGCCTAAGCATCAAAGCGCTGCGGCTCTACGACTCGCTTGGCTTGCTTCCACCGGCCTGGACTGACACCGAGAGCGGCTACCGCTACTACGCCGCCGGGCAGCTCGATCGTGCCAAGCAGATCAGCTTGCTGCGCCAACTCGACTTGCCGCTGAGCGCCATTGCCGAAGTGCTGGACGCCCCGAACGCTGAGCGCCGGGAGCGGTTTGAGCATCTGTGGCAAGGCGTGGAAACCGCCCACACCCAACGGCGAGAACTGGCCGAGTACTTGCTGAGCCAAGTGTTCAAAGATCAAACCAGTACCGATCAAAGGAGCCCCAATATGACCCAGACCGCCACGCACACAGATCAGTCAGCCGACAGCCACTTCACCCTTCAGCAGCGCTTCGTACCGCAGCGGCGCGTCGTCTCTATCACCCGCCGGGTCTTTGTCAATGATCTCAAGGCCTTCTTTGAAGATTCGGGCCGCGTGCTTGCCTTTATAGAGCAGCAGGATGCACAGATGGCCGGGCCGATGTTCGCCGTCTATCACGGTGAAGTCAACAACGACAGCGACGGCCCAGTGGAGATCTGTTTTCCGTACAGTGGTGAACTGGCAGCGGAAGGCGAGTTCGCCCTGCGTGACGAGAACGCCCACCATGAAGCCTACGTCACCCTCACCAAAGCGCAATTCGAGTTTCCCCAGATTCTCAAGGCTTATGACGCGGCACTCTCATACGCCCAGCAGCTCGGCGAGTGCAGCCAGTTCGCGCCGCGTGAAGTCTACAACCAGAACTGGAACACGGCTGGGCCGACTGATTTGGTGGCCGATGTGGCCTGGCCGTTCGTGCCGAAAGCTCAGGGCTGA
- a CDS encoding DUF7079 family protein, which translates to MDKQAVHNPAALRQTRPQPMPLPYAPFTPAQLAVRRRVWDAFGELFLDTDTRPSLPLIARRLAESGLDEAALGEIWREEVTPALLFNLTLVAGEWAYFDLDWLEEQIVRRRAIRHQLKRWSLSALMQQVWSSEVEPAYAAAMRLRSGLLVLPTAERSARAAIWHRLARAYFWSEVSPLTACPASAVDLKTVWADLEPTLRPLLLKSEDEERSSQAVLALISSA; encoded by the coding sequence GTGGATAAGCAGGCCGTTCACAATCCAGCTGCGCTGCGCCAGACTAGACCTCAGCCGATGCCTCTGCCCTACGCGCCCTTTACCCCCGCCCAACTCGCCGTGCGCCGCCGCGTCTGGGACGCTTTTGGCGAACTTTTTTTGGACACCGACACCCGTCCCAGTTTGCCGCTGATCGCCCGCCGCTTGGCTGAATCGGGCCTAGACGAGGCCGCCCTCGGTGAAATCTGGCGCGAGGAGGTGACGCCCGCCCTGCTGTTCAATCTGACTCTGGTGGCTGGGGAGTGGGCTTACTTTGACCTCGACTGGCTGGAAGAACAGATCGTGCGGCGGCGGGCCATTCGGCACCAGCTAAAGCGCTGGTCGCTCTCAGCGCTGATGCAGCAGGTCTGGAGCAGCGAAGTGGAGCCTGCTTACGCGGCGGCCATGCGGCTGCGGAGTGGTTTGCTGGTTCTCCCCACCGCTGAGCGCTCAGCGCGGGCCGCCATCTGGCATAGGCTGGCCCGCGCTTACTTCTGGTCTGAAGTGTCACCGCTGACCGCTTGCCCGGCCAGTGCCGTAGACCTCAAGACCGTCTGGGCCGATTTGGAGCCCACCTTGCGCCCGCTGCTGCTGAAGAGCGAGGATGAGGAGCGCAGCAGCCAGGCCGTGCTGGCGCTCATCTCTTCGGCTTGA
- a CDS encoding iron-containing redox enzyme family protein produces MQKTTIEWTGSSFLSALLGPELQAKRQALIEHPLWRAIESGQASLGRLQVFALQDAWLVQHSPQLEALLLAHAPDEAAHRTLSAKHDPKSVFAGQGSLQHFGAGIGLTPSDFEHITPLAGCLTLTSHFYYALLRHGFVGMLASLSASESVFIAICQRVGPALQRHYHLTDEQVAFFPLHDHLEESVNGGEAALLERLCQTPAEVEALKLVVSQTYDCEKLFYDTVWQAGLRT; encoded by the coding sequence ATGCAAAAGACCACCATCGAATGGACTGGAAGTTCCTTTTTATCTGCACTGCTCGGCCCCGAGTTGCAGGCCAAACGCCAAGCCCTCATTGAGCATCCGCTCTGGCGAGCCATAGAAAGTGGTCAGGCCAGCTTGGGCCGCCTGCAAGTCTTTGCCCTGCAAGACGCTTGGCTGGTGCAGCACTCACCTCAACTCGAAGCGCTGCTGCTGGCTCACGCGCCCGACGAAGCGGCCCACCGGACGCTGAGCGCCAAGCACGACCCCAAATCGGTCTTTGCCGGACAGGGCAGCTTGCAGCATTTCGGCGCGGGCATCGGCCTGACACCTTCCGACTTCGAGCACATTACCCCGCTGGCTGGTTGCCTGACGCTGACCAGTCATTTTTATTACGCCCTGCTGCGTCACGGCTTTGTGGGCATGCTCGCCAGCCTCAGCGCCAGCGAGAGCGTGTTCATCGCCATTTGCCAGCGGGTCGGGCCAGCTTTGCAGCGCCACTATCACCTCACCGACGAGCAGGTGGCTTTCTTTCCGCTGCACGACCACTTGGAAGAAAGCGTCAACGGCGGCGAGGCAGCCCTGCTGGAGCGGCTGTGCCAGACCCCTGCCGAAGTGGAAGCGCTGAAACTGGTGGTTTCGCAAACCTACGACTGCGAGAAGTTGTTTTACGACACGGTCTGGCAAGCCGGCTTAAGGACTTAA
- a CDS encoding ABC transporter permease, protein MKWTGLLPAMGLGLAAAALIEAASRLGWVAPNLLPAPSQVWAALRLNADILAMHTLQTLAETLLGLLLALILGLGCALTLRRSAGLRRTLLPWLVVSQTIPLIALAPLLLVWLGFGLLPKLVMVTLFCFFPITVSTLGGLMQPNPQLEDLFRSYGASASQRDALLRFPAALPAFFAGLRLSASYAVTAAIVGEYVGGYAGLGILIQTSANARATALVFAAIALTALFSVLLVGLVSLLERAALRGRPPLSDQS, encoded by the coding sequence GTGAAGTGGACTGGGCTGCTGCCCGCCATGGGTCTGGGCCTGGCCGCCGCCGCGCTGATTGAAGCCGCCTCGCGGCTGGGCTGGGTCGCGCCCAACTTGCTGCCCGCGCCGAGTCAGGTCTGGGCGGCGCTGCGGCTCAATGCCGACATCTTGGCGATGCACACCCTGCAAACGCTGGCCGAAACCCTGCTGGGCCTGCTGCTGGCGCTGATTCTGGGGCTGGGCTGTGCGCTGACGCTGCGGCGCTCCGCCGGGCTGCGCCGCACCCTGCTGCCCTGGCTGGTGGTTTCGCAGACCATCCCGTTGATCGCGCTCGCGCCGCTGCTGCTGGTCTGGCTGGGCTTCGGGCTGCTGCCCAAGCTGGTGATGGTCACGCTGTTCTGCTTCTTTCCCATCACAGTGTCTACGCTCGGCGGCCTGATGCAGCCCAACCCGCAGCTCGAAGACCTGTTTCGCAGCTACGGCGCTTCGGCCTCACAGCGTGACGCTTTGCTGCGTTTCCCGGCGGCCCTGCCTGCTTTTTTTGCGGGCCTGCGCCTGTCGGCCAGCTACGCTGTGACCGCCGCCATCGTGGGCGAGTACGTCGGCGGCTATGCCGGGCTGGGCATCCTGATTCAGACCAGTGCCAACGCCCGCGCCACTGCGCTGGTGTTTGCCGCCATCGCCCTGACCGCCCTGTTCAGCGTGCTGCTGGTGGGCCTCGTCTCGCTGCTGGAACGCGCCGCCCTGCGGGGCCGTCCGCCACTGTCCGACCAATCCTGA
- a CDS encoding ABC transporter substrate-binding protein, producing the protein MTLIRNTLALALGLSLSLGQAQTAKAQTTPPLLPVTLALDWTPNVNHIGIYVAQQQGWYKAAGVQLTVLPYASTSPEVLVTAGRADVGISGAESVTASAASQSPVISIAAILAKNTAAFAVLKSSAVVRPKQLDGKIYAAFGAPYETPIIQRLIRNDGGQGQFKSPVLSAGGLPALLSKRADFMWIFEGTEGVEARLAGTPLRTFSLTAYGVPDYYTPVLVADPARLSANTPKLRAFLAATARGYAYAERYPAEAAALMLGAVPKGTFPDPKVLTEGTAWLSSHQAYAQSGQPWGQQTLKMWTEYPAFLLKAGAIRTPEGKAVKRLDFASLFTNKLLPQVK; encoded by the coding sequence ATGACCCTGATTCGCAACACGTTGGCGCTGGCCCTCGGCCTGAGCCTGTCACTCGGTCAAGCCCAAACGGCCAAGGCCCAAACCACACCGCCCCTCTTGCCGGTGACGCTGGCGCTCGATTGGACGCCCAACGTCAATCACATCGGCATTTACGTGGCGCAGCAGCAGGGCTGGTACAAAGCGGCGGGCGTGCAGCTCACCGTTTTGCCCTACGCCTCCACCTCGCCGGAAGTGCTGGTCACAGCGGGCCGCGCCGACGTGGGCATTTCCGGCGCGGAAAGCGTGACCGCTTCAGCCGCCTCGCAAAGTCCGGTGATCAGTATCGCGGCCATTCTGGCCAAAAATACCGCCGCCTTCGCGGTGCTCAAGAGTTCGGCGGTGGTGCGGCCCAAGCAGCTCGACGGCAAGATTTACGCGGCCTTCGGTGCGCCCTACGAAACTCCGATCATTCAGCGCCTGATTCGCAACGACGGCGGGCAGGGCCAGTTCAAAAGCCCGGTGCTGAGCGCGGGTGGCCTGCCTGCCCTGCTGTCCAAGCGGGCCGATTTCATGTGGATTTTTGAAGGCACAGAAGGCGTGGAAGCGCGGCTGGCCGGCACGCCGCTGCGGACGTTTTCGCTGACCGCCTACGGCGTGCCGGATTACTACACGCCGGTTCTGGTGGCTGACCCGGCGCGGCTGTCGGCCAATACGCCCAAGTTGCGGGCCTTTCTGGCGGCCACTGCACGCGGCTACGCCTACGCCGAGCGCTACCCTGCCGAAGCCGCCGCGCTGATGCTGGGAGCCGTTCCCAAGGGCACTTTCCCCGATCCGAAGGTACTGACCGAGGGGACGGCCTGGCTTTCCAGCCATCAGGCGTATGCCCAGTCTGGCCAGCCTTGGGGCCAGCAGACTTTGAAGATGTGGACGGAATATCCGGCCTTTTTGCTGAAGGCGGGCGCGATCCGGACGCCGGAGGGCAAAGCGGTGAAGCGGCTCGATTTCGCCAGCTTGTTTACCAATAAGCTGCTGCCGCAGGTGAAATAA
- a CDS encoding nucleoside hydrolase: MMPPPAAPRPVILDGDPGHDDAINILLACSSPELEVLGVTTTYGNVGLERTTQNALIVRELINQTSGADFPIYAGADRPLVVPRLSAESVHGASGLDGPDFPTPKRGAEALHAAEFIIHSVRQRPHQVTLLPTGPLTNLALALRLAPDIAPLIREVVWMGGSLDTGNWTPSAEFNALCDPHAARIVFECAAETGLKLTMFGLNATHQAIANPARVAAFRQLGSKVGEFTAVLLEFFAEHHRERYGWDGGALHDPMTAAYLIAPDLFEVQAMRVDIDISDGLSAGRTVCDVWRVTGQPPNADVALKVNADGFFNLLVERIARYR; this comes from the coding sequence ATGATGCCGCCCCCTGCTGCTCCCCGCCCGGTCATTCTCGACGGCGACCCCGGCCACGACGACGCCATCAACATTTTGCTGGCCTGCTCAAGCCCCGAGCTGGAGGTGCTGGGCGTCACCACGACCTACGGTAACGTGGGCCTGGAGCGCACCACCCAGAATGCCCTAATCGTGCGCGAACTTATCAATCAGACTTCGGGCGCAGATTTCCCGATTTATGCTGGCGCTGACCGCCCGCTGGTCGTCCCGCGCCTGAGTGCCGAGTCGGTTCACGGCGCAAGCGGGCTGGACGGCCCCGATTTCCCCACGCCCAAGCGGGGAGCCGAAGCGCTGCACGCCGCTGAGTTCATCATCCATTCGGTTCGCCAGCGGCCCCACCAAGTCACCTTGCTGCCGACTGGCCCCCTCACCAATCTGGCGCTGGCCCTGCGCCTCGCGCCCGATATCGCGCCGCTGATCCGTGAAGTCGTCTGGATGGGCGGCAGCTTGGACACCGGCAACTGGACGCCCAGCGCCGAGTTCAATGCCCTGTGTGACCCGCACGCTGCCCGAATCGTCTTTGAGTGCGCCGCTGAAACGGGTCTCAAGCTGACCATGTTCGGCCTCAACGCCACCCATCAGGCGATTGCCAACCCGGCTCGGGTGGCGGCTTTTCGGCAGCTCGGCAGCAAAGTGGGCGAGTTTACCGCCGTGTTGCTGGAATTTTTTGCCGAGCACCACCGTGAGCGCTACGGCTGGGACGGCGGAGCACTCCACGACCCGATGACGGCGGCGTATTTGATTGCGCCCGATTTGTTTGAGGTTCAGGCCATGCGGGTAGACATTGACATTTCTGATGGCCTCAGCGCGGGCCGGACGGTGTGTGACGTGTGGCGCGTGACCGGCCAGCCGCCGAACGCAGATGTGGCCCTCAAGGTCAACGCTGACGGCTTTTTCAATTTGTTGGTGGAAAGGATAGCCCGTTACCGCTGA
- a CDS encoding sensor histidine kinase: MTDSARLRFLHTLRFRLALLYTLLALLVVGLVSALITAKLLSDLDAQFQARLDERADRLAEAFGSGSSGLGKPATPSGGYAMIVDSGGKVTYANAGVKVYENSPFPFGGKTEVLIQDLLVRTATRELRGYGDGKSFIWVGLPEDALVQARQSAWRLLWIAVLTAPALMLLLGWLVGRRALGGLGRAAQLADRIDPAQTVMPLPLPQQQDEVYRLLTAINRLLARIEMQQGREKQLLGQIVHELGAPLTVLRASLGQATQRTGDADVARAALVADELTFTTQDLMQLARGQLEMKLVWHFIPAGTLQGRLDRLVAGTTFSGDWQRGMVLCDPDRLTQALRNLLANARRAAGAAGWVEIHLSETPQQVRFTVRDSGPGLPAELGESIFDPFVSGAGSSGLGLSVSRQIAQAHGGELSGGNHPQGGAAFTLTLPGPELGDDFAEEDSAEWEEDGIIKPKPS, from the coding sequence GTGACCGACTCGGCCCGATTGCGTTTTTTGCACACCCTTCGCTTCCGGCTGGCGCTGCTGTATACCCTGCTGGCGCTGCTGGTGGTGGGTCTGGTCAGTGCGCTGATTACCGCCAAGCTGCTCAGCGACCTCGATGCGCAGTTTCAGGCCCGCCTCGACGAACGCGCTGACCGACTCGCTGAGGCTTTTGGCAGCGGTAGTAGCGGGCTGGGCAAACCCGCCACGCCCAGCGGCGGCTACGCCATGATCGTGGACAGCGGTGGCAAAGTGACGTATGCCAACGCGGGTGTCAAGGTTTACGAAAACTCGCCGTTTCCCTTCGGGGGCAAAACAGAGGTGCTGATTCAAGATTTGCTGGTTCGCACCGCCACCCGTGAACTGAGAGGCTACGGCGACGGCAAAAGCTTTATCTGGGTCGGCCTGCCCGAGGACGCGCTGGTTCAGGCCCGCCAAAGTGCCTGGCGGCTGCTGTGGATAGCTGTTTTGACCGCGCCGGCTTTGATGCTGCTGCTCGGTTGGTTGGTGGGCCGCCGCGCTCTGGGCGGATTGGGCCGCGCCGCTCAACTGGCTGACCGCATCGATCCGGCCCAAACGGTCATGCCGCTTCCGCTCCCGCAGCAGCAAGACGAGGTCTACCGCCTGCTGACCGCCATCAACCGTCTCCTGGCCCGCATCGAAATGCAGCAGGGCCGCGAAAAGCAGCTTCTGGGCCAGATCGTCCACGAACTCGGCGCTCCGCTGACCGTGCTGCGGGCTTCTCTGGGTCAGGCCACCCAGCGCACCGGAGACGCCGACGTGGCCCGCGCCGCGCTGGTGGCCGACGAACTGACCTTCACCACCCAAGATTTGATGCAACTGGCACGCGGTCAGCTCGAAATGAAATTGGTTTGGCATTTTATTCCGGCTGGCACTTTACAGGGGCGCTTAGACCGCTTGGTGGCGGGCACGACCTTCAGCGGCGACTGGCAACGCGGCATGGTGCTGTGTGACCCAGACCGGCTGACTCAGGCGCTGCGCAACCTGCTGGCCAATGCGCGGCGGGCGGCGGGAGCGGCAGGCTGGGTAGAGATCCACCTCAGCGAAACGCCGCAGCAGGTGCGCTTTACGGTGCGCGACTCTGGCCCCGGCCTTCCTGCCGAGCTGGGCGAGAGCATTTTCGATCCGTTCGTCAGCGGCGCGGGCAGCAGTGGGCTGGGCCTCAGCGTCTCGCGCCAGATTGCCCAGGCGCACGGCGGCGAGCTGAGCGGCGGCAACCATCCGCAGGGCGGCGCGGCCTTTACCCTGACTCTGCCGGGGCCGGAACTGGGCGACGACTTTGCGGAAGAAGACAGCGCCGAGTGGGAAGAGGACGGCATCATCAAACCAAAACCCAGCTAA
- a CDS encoding DUF4388 domain-containing protein, with protein MLQGRDFISPQLSVGGPAKGGEVILARVETKKFLLLLTQQAPQLEKDLRRYSRESVKWRIETTGSVAAVMSAYESFPPDLVVLDPALLEGSVESLLEHAKRNWPRTFFLLLSDRPEADFQAVFERFGSLPIIAPESALSVSKAIEKEMVGLVNGTLRGLMLSSFLQMMEWEAKSVSIHVSAAEKWGRIHLYKGKFVSAYVHRQELSNKQAAIEIMMWDNISIAVERSYHNHNNQPTLPLSSLLMDAMVKKDEEAMAPAPPEQNNEPDAEATSNLDIFSEDAFDDPPEFEFDDAIAVSEEIDEDEMGLYIIQTSVPSSISVPSKEIEKKLLGKPNSRDILVGDILSIDGAVAAALVDYSSGMALDMVGSGIDLELAGAGTTEVVRAQKRSMELLGIEGQIEDMMVTLEQQYHLLYILPGTTLFLYVVLRKEQANLAMARYKLKAAAAQLQL; from the coding sequence GTGCTTCAAGGCCGCGACTTCATTTCCCCCCAACTCAGTGTCGGCGGCCCCGCCAAAGGAGGTGAAGTTATCCTTGCCCGTGTAGAAACCAAAAAATTCCTGCTGCTGCTGACCCAGCAAGCGCCGCAGCTCGAAAAAGATTTACGGCGGTACAGCCGTGAGTCGGTCAAGTGGCGCATCGAAACGACGGGCAGTGTGGCCGCCGTGATGAGCGCTTACGAGAGCTTCCCGCCGGATTTGGTGGTGCTTGATCCCGCTTTGCTTGAGGGCAGCGTCGAGAGCTTGCTCGAACATGCCAAGCGCAATTGGCCGCGCACCTTCTTTTTGCTGCTGTCTGATCGGCCCGAAGCCGACTTTCAAGCGGTCTTCGAGCGCTTTGGCAGCTTGCCGATCATCGCGCCCGAGAGCGCTTTGAGCGTCAGCAAAGCCATCGAAAAAGAAATGGTCGGCCTGGTCAACGGCACCCTGCGCGGCCTGATGCTCTCCAGCTTTTTGCAGATGATGGAGTGGGAAGCCAAAAGCGTTTCGATTCATGTTTCTGCGGCGGAGAAGTGGGGCCGCATCCATTTGTACAAGGGCAAGTTTGTCAGCGCTTATGTTCACCGCCAAGAACTCAGCAACAAACAAGCCGCTATTGAAATCATGATGTGGGACAACATTTCAATTGCGGTGGAGCGCTCCTATCACAACCACAACAACCAACCGACTTTGCCGCTGTCTTCTTTGCTGATGGACGCGATGGTTAAAAAAGACGAAGAAGCGATGGCTCCCGCCCCGCCAGAACAGAACAATGAGCCAGATGCAGAGGCAACCAGTAATCTGGATATCTTCAGCGAAGACGCCTTTGACGATCCTCCTGAATTTGAATTCGACGACGCCATTGCCGTTTCTGAAGAGATCGATGAAGACGAAATGGGCCTTTATATTATTCAGACTTCCGTGCCCAGTTCTATTTCAGTGCCGAGCAAGGAAATTGAGAAGAAGTTGCTCGGCAAACCCAACAGCCGCGACATCCTGGTGGGCGATATTTTATCGATTGACGGTGCGGTGGCGGCGGCCTTGGTGGATTACAGCAGCGGCATGGCGCTGGACATGGTCGGCAGCGGCATCGACTTGGAACTGGCCGGAGCCGGAACCACCGAAGTGGTCAGGGCACAAAAGCGCTCGATGGAACTGCTCGGCATTGAGGGCCAGATCGAAGACATGATGGTGACTCTGGAACAGCAGTACCACCTGCTGTATATCTTGCCGGGAACCACTTTGTTTTTGTATGTGGTGCTGCGCAAAGAGCAGGCCAATCTGGCAATGGCCCGCTATAAACTCAAGGCGGCGGCGGCGCAGCTCCAACTCTGA
- a CDS encoding FKBP-type peptidyl-prolyl cis-trans isomerase, translated as MTNPTELQIDKYHEGNGAPAKKGQMVKVHYTGTLENGTKFDSSRDRGEPIEFQLGVGQVIQGWDDGISQMNVGDKAKLTIPPSLGYGARGAGGVIPPNATLIFDVELVDAR; from the coding sequence ATGACGAATCCCACTGAACTCCAGATCGACAAGTACCACGAAGGCAACGGCGCACCCGCCAAGAAGGGCCAGATGGTCAAGGTGCATTACACCGGCACGCTGGAAAACGGCACCAAGTTCGACAGCAGCCGCGATAGGGGCGAGCCGATTGAGTTTCAGCTCGGCGTGGGCCAGGTCATTCAGGGCTGGGATGACGGCATCTCACAGATGAATGTCGGCGACAAGGCCAAGCTGACCATTCCGCCCAGCCTCGGCTACGGCGCACGCGGCGCAGGTGGAGTCATTCCGCCCAACGCCACCCTGATCTTTGACGTGGAACTGGTGGACGCCCGCTAA
- a CDS encoding ankyrin repeat domain-containing protein, whose amino-acid sequence MWISRRKHAERTPNNMKHILKEIPEPIRKFLRDWNNEISDDLIDLNAPIFDGRPVLHQIALLTPSDKYLEPSQREGHNAPWIYRKTADFSSELIELGASVNALDKDGKTAIWWATLGDNTALIRLLLEKGAITMYVDNIGREFRKNALYLQEANLLSKYAFDLIISNEI is encoded by the coding sequence ATGTGGATTTCACGGCGTAAACATGCTGAACGGACACCAAATAATATGAAACACATTTTGAAGGAAATCCCTGAACCAATAAGAAAGTTTTTACGCGATTGGAACAATGAAATCAGCGATGACCTAATAGATCTAAATGCACCAATATTCGATGGCCGCCCTGTATTGCACCAGATAGCCCTATTAACACCATCCGATAAATATCTTGAACCGTCGCAGCGTGAAGGTCATAACGCTCCATGGATTTATAGGAAGACAGCCGACTTTTCCAGCGAATTAATTGAACTAGGGGCAAGTGTGAATGCCTTAGATAAAGACGGGAAAACCGCAATATGGTGGGCAACGCTCGGAGACAATACTGCATTGATAAGACTTCTTCTTGAGAAAGGTGCGATCACCATGTATGTTGACAATATTGGTCGTGAATTTAGAAAAAACGCATTATACTTACAAGAAGCAAACTTGCTGTCAAAATATGCGTTCGACTTAATAATCTCTAATGAGATATAA
- a CDS encoding MBL fold metallo-hydrolase RNA specificity domain-containing protein, whose amino-acid sequence MNLQSLGAAGTVTGSCHLLTLGGQRLLVDCGLFQGDEHLEARNREAFPFEAGDLSAVLLTHAHLDHVGRLPLLIRRGYKGPIYCTPPTLKLAETVLLDSARLQVEGYKQDVQRARRMNREADVPQPLYDEEDVHRTVALMRPLLEFGQTLTVGQVKVRAERAGHILGSAYLILDSSEGRVICSGDLGNRESGLQQDFTPPPEADAVLIETTYANRTHRPLAETLAEFRDVLNQSVRLGGKILIPSFAIERAQAILYYLKTLMDAGDVPRVPIFLDSPMAARATHEYFEFGDELIPKVREALRSGQDPFKPSTLHVVTSSAESQRINRYDGAAIIIAGNGMMSGGRIQHHLKHQLWKPSTSLVIVSYQSPSSLGGRIVAGADHVHLLGEDVAVKAHVHTIGGFSAHADQDDLLSWLDTTGQAHIWLVHGEAQVMDEFLPILAERGRVADRVPRRGAVNLEQTHFAGGKPPGEVDEVSRGVGQAE is encoded by the coding sequence ATGAATCTGCAAAGTCTGGGCGCAGCCGGAACCGTCACCGGAAGCTGTCATCTGCTCACGCTCGGCGGCCAGCGGCTGCTCGTCGACTGCGGCCTGTTTCAGGGCGACGAGCACTTGGAGGCCCGCAACCGCGAAGCCTTTCCCTTTGAGGCGGGCGACCTCTCGGCGGTGCTGCTGACCCACGCCCACCTCGATCACGTCGGGCGGCTGCCGCTGCTGATTCGGCGCGGCTACAAAGGCCCGATCTACTGCACCCCGCCGACCCTCAAGCTGGCCGAAACCGTGCTGCTCGACAGCGCCCGCTTGCAGGTGGAAGGCTACAAGCAAGACGTTCAGCGGGCACGCCGGATGAACCGCGAGGCGGACGTGCCGCAACCCCTCTATGACGAGGAAGACGTTCACCGAACCGTCGCGCTGATGCGCCCCCTGCTGGAATTCGGCCAGACCCTCACGGTGGGGCAAGTCAAGGTGCGGGCCGAGCGGGCCGGACACATCCTCGGCAGCGCTTACCTGATTCTCGACTCGTCAGAAGGCCGGGTGATCTGCTCCGGCGACCTCGGCAACCGCGAAAGCGGCCTCCAGCAAGACTTCACGCCGCCGCCGGAAGCCGACGCGGTGCTGATCGAAACCACCTACGCCAACCGCACCCACCGCCCCTTGGCCGAGACGCTGGCCGAGTTCAGAGACGTGCTCAATCAGAGCGTACGGCTCGGCGGCAAAATCCTGATTCCGAGTTTTGCCATCGAGCGGGCGCAGGCGATCTTGTATTACCTCAAAACCCTGATGGACGCCGGAGACGTGCCGCGTGTGCCGATCTTTCTCGACTCCCCGATGGCGGCGCGGGCCACCCACGAATACTTCGAATTCGGCGACGAACTCATTCCCAAAGTCCGCGAAGCCCTCCGGAGCGGCCAAGACCCATTCAAGCCTTCCACCCTGCACGTCGTGACCAGCAGCGCCGAGTCGCAGCGCATCAACCGCTATGACGGCGCGGCCATCATCATCGCGGGCAACGGCATGATGTCCGGCGGGCGCATCCAGCACCACCTCAAGCACCAGCTCTGGAAGCCCAGCACCAGCCTCGTCATTGTCAGCTATCAGTCGCCCAGCAGCCTCGGCGGGCGCATCGTGGCGGGCGCAGACCACGTGCATCTGCTCGGTGAAGACGTGGCTGTCAAGGCGCACGTCCACACCATCGGCGGCTTCTCGGCCCACGCCGACCAGGACGACCTCCTAAGTTGGCTGGACACCACCGGCCAGGCCCACATCTGGCTGGTTCACGGCGAAGCGCAGGTGATGGACGAATTTCTGCCGATTCTGGCCGAGCGTGGCCGAGTTGCCGACCGGGTACCGAGGCGCGGCGCAGTTAACTTGGAGCAGACCCATTTCGCCGGAGGCAAACCGCCGGGCGAAGTGGACGAGGTGAGCAGAGGGGTGGGCCAAGCCGAGTAA